The following are encoded in a window of Algiphilus aromaticivorans DG1253 genomic DNA:
- a CDS encoding phosphotransferase family protein, with amino-acid sequence MSNRFVDRPEAVRSEDALDLERLLPWLHEHIPDLPEGEPETAQYPGGASNITYALDFGRRTLILRRPPFGTRPKSGHDMGREYRVMSGLHGHFPVPEPLAECEDESVIGAPFYVMEKLEGIILRRDLPEGMTLDAPAASRLCQAFWQTLIDLHQLDPAQVGLTDLGRPEGYVGRQVRGWNERYERATTEDAPEASAIMRWLDENQRPENGRASLIHNDYRFDNVVLSPDEQLRIIGVLDWEMCTVGDPQLDLGCALAYWIEAGDDDELAALRMQPSHLPGMMTRDEVIAFYEKQTGQKVEDPAFLIAFGLFRLGVIAQQIYYRYAAGQTSNPRYRDFGPMVHLLVKRAAHVAGI; translated from the coding sequence GTGAGCAACCGCTTCGTCGACCGCCCCGAAGCCGTCCGCAGCGAGGATGCTCTTGATCTGGAGCGCCTTCTCCCCTGGTTGCACGAGCACATCCCCGACCTTCCCGAAGGCGAGCCGGAAACCGCGCAATACCCCGGCGGGGCCAGCAACATCACCTACGCCCTGGACTTCGGCAGACGCACACTGATTCTGCGCCGCCCGCCCTTCGGCACGCGGCCCAAGTCCGGTCACGACATGGGGCGCGAGTACCGCGTCATGTCCGGGCTGCACGGCCATTTCCCGGTACCCGAGCCGCTGGCTGAGTGCGAGGATGAATCCGTCATCGGCGCCCCTTTCTACGTCATGGAAAAGCTGGAGGGAATCATCCTCCGGCGCGACCTGCCCGAGGGCATGACGCTGGACGCACCGGCCGCCAGCCGCCTGTGCCAGGCCTTCTGGCAGACGCTCATTGATCTGCACCAGTTGGATCCGGCGCAGGTAGGCCTCACCGACCTCGGCCGGCCGGAAGGCTATGTCGGGCGCCAGGTGCGCGGCTGGAACGAGCGCTACGAGCGGGCGACCACCGAGGATGCCCCGGAAGCGAGCGCCATCATGCGCTGGCTCGACGAGAATCAGCGACCAGAGAACGGCCGCGCCAGCCTGATCCACAACGATTACCGCTTCGACAACGTCGTGCTTTCACCCGACGAGCAGCTGCGCATCATCGGTGTGCTGGACTGGGAGATGTGCACAGTGGGCGATCCGCAGCTCGATCTCGGCTGCGCGCTGGCCTACTGGATCGAAGCCGGGGATGACGATGAGCTCGCCGCGTTGCGCATGCAGCCCTCGCATCTGCCGGGAATGATGACGCGCGACGAGGTGATCGCCTTCTATGAGAAGCAGACCGGGCAGAAGGTGGAAGATCCCGCCTTTCTCATCGCCTTCGGCCTGTTTCGCCTGGGCGTGATCGCGCAGCAGATCTACTACCGCTACGCGGCCGGCCAGACGAGCAACCCCCGCTATCGCGACTTCGGCCCGATGGTGCATCTGCTGGTCAAGCGCGCCGCGCACGTCGCCGGCATCTAG
- a CDS encoding AarF/UbiB family protein, translating to MTREVQKARRGVLGELGALTVQTYRLSRAFSPLLHLLAHEHDVTRDELSQAVDTVFEGLYAHPATRSLERITDHLRTRRLIPDEQSTEDLIRFVVDQLLQRSPVPVPQALIDEFWLFFEELFSSEEIKGLGEMSLDMVRLVISTYEPLLTEVVNILKAGRRFNQWQLQELLRRAATVREDIVIVRRQLRALRWVRPFFQADPKDFQAQAQIVASMVREFGPFFIKMAQVAAANSDFLPEEIARELAVFHEDVAPMSPEEVEQAFQESFGKSPHDLYMGFDAEKPLRSGSIGSVYLAKKPFVENGMEVLRPIVVKVGRHHIDREFAIGKLVIGLAILSSQYWAPHSKLAPFLRALQEQVDEFVAGFLQELDFEDEAANQVRFHARAQNTGVWRVPALYGSSRRILEMEFLADGESLVRALRRQTPAARKRFRAQVAERLLYTILHHALVYREMHGDLHPGNIMIGSDNALYLIDWGNTVPLDGKWDAVWDYVSGACLADVDLLTDALIRMSTSPQANAGRRAEIRALLAETLAKRDIRPLKARNLLQELHRGGVEGLRQRGQAILHLISNTQHLGLVVKGDYTHLSRALMAAAGSFGALYEGEPRRRLLRDLIGGVLRLPFLYSRDRVRMELRALRGRLALQPAARPAALPAPSQPGPPTEGRYRHG from the coding sequence GTGACGCGCGAAGTCCAGAAAGCTCGGCGCGGCGTGCTCGGTGAGCTGGGCGCGCTGACGGTGCAGACCTACCGTCTGTCGCGCGCCTTCTCGCCGCTGCTTCACTTGCTCGCGCACGAGCACGATGTCACGCGGGACGAGCTGTCGCAGGCGGTGGATACCGTCTTTGAGGGGCTCTACGCGCATCCGGCCACGCGCTCGCTGGAGCGCATCACTGACCACCTGCGTACGCGGCGCCTGATCCCGGACGAGCAGTCCACCGAGGACCTGATCCGCTTCGTCGTCGATCAGCTGCTGCAACGCAGCCCCGTCCCCGTACCGCAGGCACTGATCGACGAGTTCTGGCTTTTCTTCGAGGAGCTGTTCTCCAGCGAAGAGATCAAGGGCCTCGGCGAAATGTCGCTGGACATGGTGCGGCTGGTGATCAGCACCTATGAGCCGCTGCTGACAGAGGTCGTGAACATCCTCAAGGCGGGGCGCCGCTTCAATCAGTGGCAGTTGCAGGAGTTGCTGCGCCGCGCCGCGACCGTGCGCGAGGACATCGTCATTGTCCGGCGCCAGCTGCGCGCCCTGCGCTGGGTGCGTCCCTTCTTCCAGGCCGACCCCAAGGACTTCCAGGCTCAGGCGCAGATCGTCGCCAGCATGGTGCGTGAATTCGGGCCCTTCTTCATCAAGATGGCGCAGGTTGCTGCCGCCAATAGCGATTTCCTTCCTGAGGAGATCGCGCGCGAGCTGGCAGTCTTCCACGAGGATGTCGCGCCGATGAGCCCGGAGGAGGTCGAGCAGGCCTTCCAGGAGAGCTTCGGCAAGTCGCCGCACGATCTCTATATGGGCTTCGACGCCGAGAAGCCGCTGCGCTCGGGTTCCATCGGCTCGGTCTATCTGGCCAAGAAGCCTTTCGTCGAGAACGGCATGGAGGTGCTGCGGCCCATCGTCGTCAAGGTCGGGCGGCACCATATCGACCGCGAGTTCGCCATCGGTAAACTGGTGATCGGCCTGGCCATTCTGTCCAGTCAGTACTGGGCGCCTCATTCCAAGCTCGCCCCCTTCCTGCGCGCGCTGCAGGAGCAGGTCGACGAGTTCGTTGCCGGCTTCCTGCAGGAGCTCGATTTCGAGGACGAAGCGGCCAATCAGGTGCGTTTCCACGCCCGTGCCCAGAACACCGGTGTATGGCGCGTGCCGGCGCTATACGGCAGCTCGCGGCGCATCCTGGAGATGGAGTTCCTCGCGGACGGCGAGAGCCTGGTGCGCGCGCTGCGCCGGCAGACGCCCGCAGCACGCAAGCGCTTTCGTGCGCAGGTTGCCGAACGCCTGCTGTACACGATCCTGCATCACGCGCTGGTGTATCGCGAGATGCATGGCGACCTGCATCCCGGCAACATCATGATCGGTTCGGATAACGCGCTCTATCTCATCGACTGGGGCAACACCGTGCCGCTGGACGGCAAGTGGGACGCAGTCTGGGATTACGTCTCGGGCGCCTGCCTGGCCGACGTCGACCTGCTCACCGATGCACTGATCCGCATGAGCACTTCGCCGCAGGCCAACGCCGGGCGCCGCGCCGAGATCCGCGCCCTGCTCGCCGAAACGCTGGCCAAGCGCGATATCCGGCCGCTGAAGGCGCGCAACCTGCTGCAGGAGCTGCATCGTGGCGGTGTCGAGGGCTTGCGCCAGCGCGGGCAGGCGATTCTTCACCTCATCTCGAACACACAGCATCTCGGCCTGGTGGTGAAGGGGGACTACACGCACCTGTCGCGCGCGTTGATGGCGGCTGCCGGCAGCTTTGGGGCGCTCTACGAGGGTGAGCCGCGTCGGCGGTTACTGCGCGATCTCATTGGTGGCGTGCTGCGCCTGCCGTTTCTGTACTCGCGCGACCGCGTGCGAATGGAGCTGCGTGCGCTGCGCGGCCGGCTGGCACTGCAGCCCGCCGCACGACCGGCGGCGTTGCCGGCACCGAGTCAGCCGGGACCACCCACCGAAGGACGCTATCGCCATGGCTGA
- the purB gene encoding adenylosuccinate lyase: MQLTSLTALSPIDGRYADKTWELREICSEYGLIRFRVLVEIRWLEALAASPEIPEVVPLSESAQERLEQIAANFDVDEAQRVKQIEQTTNHDVKAVEYYLKERIGQHEELSKVKEFIHFACTSEDINNLAYALMLRECRERVLLPALEKMTAKLAELARMYAEQPMLSRTHGQPASPTTLGKELAVFVHRLARQRQQLADVQIMGKINGATGNWNAHIAAYPEVDWPAFSATFIDGLGLSQTPATTQIEPHDFIAEYFDALARANTVLIDFCRDLWGYISLGYFRQRMVDGEVGSSTMPHKVNPIDFENAEGNLGIANAILNHLASKLPISRWQRDLTDSTTLRNLGVGIAHGVLAYESIAKGAGKLEADAWRLGRDLNDNWEVLGEAVQTVMRRYGLPEPYEQLKRLTRGRRIERDALRDFIRELDIPEADRERLLALTPDTYLGNAADQARDI; encoded by the coding sequence ATGCAACTGACTTCCCTGACTGCCCTCTCCCCCATTGACGGGCGCTACGCCGACAAGACCTGGGAGCTGCGCGAGATTTGCTCCGAATACGGCCTGATCCGCTTCCGCGTGCTAGTGGAGATCCGCTGGCTGGAGGCGCTCGCCGCCAGCCCCGAGATTCCGGAGGTCGTGCCGCTGTCCGAATCCGCGCAGGAGCGTCTGGAGCAGATCGCGGCCAACTTCGACGTCGACGAAGCCCAGCGCGTCAAGCAGATCGAGCAGACGACGAATCACGACGTCAAGGCCGTCGAGTACTACCTTAAGGAGCGAATCGGGCAACACGAGGAGTTGTCGAAGGTCAAGGAATTCATCCACTTCGCCTGTACCTCCGAGGACATCAATAACCTCGCCTACGCGTTGATGCTGCGCGAGTGCCGCGAGCGCGTGCTGCTGCCGGCGCTGGAGAAGATGACGGCGAAGCTCGCCGAACTCGCGCGCATGTACGCCGAGCAGCCCATGCTCTCGCGCACGCACGGCCAACCGGCCTCACCCACGACGCTGGGCAAGGAACTGGCAGTCTTCGTGCATCGCCTCGCCCGCCAGCGCCAACAGCTCGCCGATGTCCAGATCATGGGCAAGATCAATGGCGCAACAGGCAACTGGAACGCCCATATCGCGGCCTATCCGGAAGTCGACTGGCCAGCCTTCTCGGCCACCTTCATTGACGGCCTCGGCCTCTCCCAGACCCCGGCAACGACGCAGATCGAGCCGCACGACTTCATCGCCGAGTACTTCGACGCGCTGGCGCGCGCCAACACGGTTCTCATCGATTTCTGTCGCGATCTCTGGGGCTACATTTCGCTGGGATACTTCCGCCAGCGCATGGTCGATGGCGAGGTCGGCAGCTCGACCATGCCGCACAAGGTCAACCCCATCGACTTCGAAAACGCGGAGGGCAATCTCGGCATCGCCAACGCCATCCTCAACCATCTGGCGAGCAAACTCCCCATCTCGCGCTGGCAACGCGACCTGACCGATTCCACCACGCTGCGCAATCTGGGTGTCGGCATCGCGCACGGCGTGCTGGCCTATGAATCCATCGCCAAGGGCGCCGGCAAGCTGGAAGCGGACGCCTGGCGGCTCGGGCGCGATCTCAACGACAACTGGGAGGTTCTCGGCGAAGCCGTGCAGACCGTCATGCGTCGTTACGGTCTGCCCGAACCCTACGAGCAGCTCAAGCGCCTGACGCGAGGCCGCCGCATCGAGCGCGACGCGCTGCGCGACTTCATCCGCGAGCTGGATATTCCCGAGGCCGACCGCGAGCGCCTGCTGGCGCTGACACCCGACACCTACCTCGGCAACGCCGCGGACCAGGCGCGGGATATCTGA
- the ribA gene encoding GTP cyclohydrolase II codes for MSEHKAGESPAPPPRQAQARSRLPTPFATFDLSVYADDEGKEHLAITLGDIHGSGEEAPLLRIHSECLTGDALFSLRCDCGFQLEHALQRIAVEGRGVLLYLRQEGRGIGLANKIRAYALQDQGHDTVEANVRLGFPPDARDYGIALEILADLGVRAARLMTNNPRKIAALEEAGIEIVQRVPIECGRNPHNENYLTTKAGRLGHLMQSE; via the coding sequence TTGAGCGAGCACAAGGCTGGAGAATCACCGGCGCCGCCCCCGCGCCAGGCGCAAGCGCGCTCCCGGCTGCCCACCCCCTTCGCCACCTTCGATCTTTCGGTCTACGCCGATGACGAGGGCAAGGAACACCTTGCCATCACGCTGGGTGATATCCACGGCAGCGGCGAAGAGGCCCCCCTGCTGCGCATTCATTCCGAATGCTTGACCGGCGACGCGCTCTTCTCGCTGCGCTGCGACTGTGGTTTCCAGCTGGAGCACGCGCTGCAGCGGATCGCCGTGGAAGGCCGTGGTGTGCTGCTCTATTTGCGCCAGGAAGGGCGAGGCATCGGCCTGGCCAACAAGATTCGGGCCTACGCGCTGCAGGACCAGGGACATGACACCGTGGAAGCCAACGTGCGGCTGGGCTTTCCGCCCGACGCCCGCGACTACGGCATCGCGCTGGAGATCCTCGCCGACCTGGGTGTACGCGCGGCGCGGCTTATGACCAACAACCCGCGCAAGATCGCGGCGCTGGAGGAAGCCGGCATTGAGATCGTCCAGCGCGTCCCGATCGAGTGTGGGCGCAATCCGCACAATGAGAACTATCTGACGACCAAGGCCGGCCGCCTCGGGCACCTGATGCAGAGCGAGTGA
- a CDS encoding acyl-CoA thioesterase produces the protein MNKLQQPPHRVSVPVRWGDMDCLGHVNNARFFTYDEDVRLGFFNQLMADDPRFWKDYGLILAHIGCDFLAQLHAPNDLDVHYGISRIGGKSFETQALMHAGGEPVARTRAIVVWFDYREQATLPIPDGVRAKLQTYLLPDAAK, from the coding sequence ATGAATAAGTTACAACAGCCACCGCACCGCGTCAGCGTGCCCGTGCGCTGGGGCGATATGGATTGCCTCGGGCACGTCAACAATGCCCGCTTCTTCACCTATGACGAGGATGTGCGCTTGGGCTTCTTCAACCAGCTGATGGCCGACGATCCGCGCTTTTGGAAGGACTACGGCCTGATCCTGGCGCACATCGGCTGCGATTTCCTCGCCCAGCTGCATGCCCCCAACGATCTGGACGTGCACTACGGCATCAGCCGCATCGGCGGCAAGAGCTTCGAGACGCAGGCCCTGATGCACGCGGGCGGAGAGCCGGTGGCGCGCACCCGCGCCATCGTCGTCTGGTTCGATTATCGCGAGCAGGCCACGCTGCCGATCCCCGACGGCGTCCGCGCCAAGCTTCAGACCTATCTGCTGCCGGATGCCGCGAAGTAG
- a CDS encoding DUF1289 domain-containing protein: MSRQSTASTPVSSPCTGVCTLDAAGQLCVGCLRSGTEIAEWPHADEGRRREILASVRARRGHAPLAANQTEQGDE; this comes from the coding sequence ATGTCGCGACAATCCACCGCAAGTACGCCAGTCAGCTCGCCGTGCACGGGCGTGTGCACGCTCGATGCGGCCGGCCAACTGTGCGTTGGTTGTCTGCGCAGCGGTACCGAGATCGCCGAATGGCCGCATGCCGACGAAGGGCGCCGGCGGGAGATTCTTGCGTCGGTACGCGCTCGGCGCGGGCACGCGCCGCTTGCAGCCAATCAGACGGAGCAGGGCGATGAATAA
- a CDS encoding quinone-dependent dihydroorotate dehydrogenase, with protein sequence MADAFFTALRPLVFRLDAERAHWLTVRALAAAPAAAGWIGEPVVDPVECLGLRFRNRVGLAAGMDKDARAVRAFARLGFGFVEVGTLTPRPQPGNPKPRLFRDVAARAVINRLGFNNAGIDAAVRRLESEPRECVVGVNIGKNRDTPVERAAEDYVYCLRRAHATADYITVNVSSPNTPGLRDLQDEQALIVLLDTIAQERERLADAQGARTPVLLKVAPDLADAAQHRIALAARERGMDGLIATNTTIERPPGLSAKVAKEAGGLSGVPLAPLAATALKSLRAACGADFPIIGVGGIDSPAAAHQRIADGADLIQLYTGIVYEGPGLPARLARALRDKVS encoded by the coding sequence ATGGCTGATGCCTTCTTCACCGCACTGCGTCCGCTCGTCTTCCGGCTGGATGCCGAGCGGGCGCACTGGCTGACGGTGCGCGCGCTCGCTGCCGCTCCGGCCGCGGCTGGCTGGATAGGAGAGCCGGTCGTGGACCCTGTCGAGTGCTTGGGCCTGCGCTTTCGCAACCGCGTCGGACTCGCCGCTGGCATGGACAAGGATGCACGCGCAGTTCGCGCCTTCGCGCGGCTGGGCTTCGGCTTCGTCGAAGTCGGAACGCTGACGCCACGTCCGCAGCCCGGCAATCCGAAACCGCGGTTGTTCCGCGACGTCGCCGCAAGGGCGGTGATCAATCGGCTGGGCTTCAACAACGCCGGTATCGACGCGGCCGTTCGCCGGCTGGAAAGCGAGCCGCGGGAATGCGTGGTGGGTGTCAATATCGGCAAGAACCGCGATACGCCGGTCGAGCGCGCCGCCGAGGACTACGTCTACTGCCTTCGGCGCGCCCACGCCACAGCGGATTACATCACCGTCAATGTCTCCTCGCCGAACACGCCAGGGCTGCGCGATCTGCAGGACGAGCAGGCGCTGATCGTGCTGCTCGACACTATTGCGCAGGAGCGCGAACGGCTGGCCGACGCCCAGGGCGCACGCACGCCGGTGCTGCTCAAGGTTGCGCCGGATCTGGCCGATGCCGCTCAGCACCGTATCGCGCTGGCCGCCCGCGAGCGTGGAATGGATGGGCTGATCGCCACCAATACCACCATCGAGCGCCCTCCGGGGCTGTCAGCGAAAGTGGCGAAGGAGGCGGGCGGCTTATCCGGGGTGCCGCTGGCTCCGCTGGCAGCGACGGCACTGAAGAGCTTGCGGGCGGCCTGCGGCGCGGACTTCCCGATCATCGGTGTTGGTGGCATCGACAGCCCGGCGGCCGCGCACCAGCGCATCGCCGACGGCGCCGACCTGATCCAGCTCTACACGGGCATCGTCTACGAAGGGCCCGGGCTGCCGGCACGGCTGGCGCGAGCGCTTCGCGACAAGGTCTCGTAA
- a CDS encoding bile acid:sodium symporter family protein, whose amino-acid sequence MESSLLIDIGLPLALFVIMTGIGLTLRPRDFREIVVYPRATSFGTAAQVVLMPLIALALAWVLPMDPALAVGLVVIAACPGGTTSNIFTFFARGNVALSITLTVTASLITVLSLPLIINLALQLFPLRPDLAEAAAELRLPFLRTVGTLGAIVILPVAIGMALRGWKPALAARAERVVGAFGLIVLAVLIVLIVAQLGADAIPMFRDAGIAVALLNIAGIVMGLFGGAFVGLSPRDALTCAMELGIKNGTLGLLITLTLLESPAMSVPSAVYGVLMFGFGTVLIVIGRRRLPPLPVAT is encoded by the coding sequence TTGGAAAGCTCGCTGCTGATCGATATCGGCCTACCGCTGGCGCTCTTCGTCATCATGACCGGCATCGGGCTGACGCTGCGCCCGCGTGATTTCCGTGAAATCGTGGTCTACCCGCGCGCGACGAGCTTCGGGACGGCGGCGCAGGTAGTGCTCATGCCACTCATCGCGCTGGCGCTGGCGTGGGTGCTACCCATGGACCCGGCGCTGGCGGTGGGCCTGGTCGTCATCGCCGCTTGCCCGGGCGGGACGACCTCCAACATCTTCACCTTCTTCGCGCGCGGCAATGTGGCGCTATCCATCACGCTGACCGTCACCGCCAGCCTGATCACGGTGCTGAGCCTGCCGCTGATCATCAACCTGGCGCTTCAGCTCTTCCCGCTGCGGCCCGATCTCGCCGAGGCTGCGGCCGAGCTGCGCCTGCCCTTCCTGCGCACCGTCGGCACCCTCGGCGCTATCGTCATCCTGCCTGTAGCCATTGGTATGGCGCTGCGCGGCTGGAAGCCGGCGTTGGCGGCACGTGCCGAGCGCGTCGTCGGTGCCTTCGGTCTCATCGTACTGGCCGTGCTCATCGTGCTGATCGTTGCCCAGCTCGGCGCCGACGCCATACCAATGTTCCGCGACGCCGGCATTGCCGTGGCGCTGCTCAATATCGCGGGAATCGTTATGGGGCTGTTCGGCGGCGCCTTCGTCGGACTCAGCCCGCGCGATGCGCTGACCTGCGCCATGGAGCTGGGCATCAAGAACGGCACCCTGGGCCTGCTCATCACTCTGACGCTGCTGGAATCACCGGCGATGTCGGTGCCGTCGGCGGTCTACGGAGTGCTGATGTTCGGCTTTGGTACCGTCCTGATCGTGATCGGCCGTCGGCGCCTGCCACCTCTACCCGTCGCGACCTGA
- a CDS encoding SDR family oxidoreductase has protein sequence MHKLFDLSDRVALVTGASRGIGEATARLLAEHGAHVIISSRKQEACDAVAESIRSAGGKATAIAAHQGTPEALEDLVARAESEAGPIRILVNNAATNPYFGHIADTDLNMVDKTLQVNIRGYFDLSSRVAHRMREHGGGAIVNIASINGVRPAVDQGIYSITKAAVINMTQAFAKECADWGIRCNCVLPGLTETKFASALTRDEEQLERFLRYIPMKRTAQPEEIAPAVLYLASDASSYVTGTSLTVDGGYLS, from the coding sequence ATGCATAAACTTTTCGACCTCAGCGACCGGGTTGCCCTCGTCACCGGCGCCTCCAGAGGCATCGGCGAAGCCACCGCCCGCCTGCTCGCCGAGCACGGCGCTCACGTCATCATCTCCAGCCGCAAGCAGGAAGCCTGTGACGCCGTCGCCGAATCGATCCGTTCCGCCGGTGGCAAGGCGACGGCCATCGCCGCGCACCAAGGCACCCCAGAGGCGCTGGAGGACCTTGTCGCGCGCGCTGAAAGCGAGGCCGGGCCGATCCGCATCCTCGTCAACAACGCGGCGACCAACCCCTACTTCGGGCACATCGCGGATACCGACCTCAATATGGTCGACAAGACGCTGCAGGTGAACATCCGCGGCTATTTCGACCTGTCGTCCCGCGTCGCGCACCGAATGCGCGAGCACGGCGGTGGCGCCATCGTGAATATCGCCAGCATCAACGGTGTGCGCCCGGCGGTCGATCAAGGCATCTACTCCATCACCAAGGCTGCCGTCATCAATATGACGCAGGCCTTCGCCAAGGAGTGCGCCGACTGGGGCATTCGTTGCAACTGCGTGTTGCCAGGGCTGACCGAGACGAAGTTCGCCAGCGCGCTGACCCGTGACGAGGAGCAACTGGAACGATTCCTGCGATACATCCCGATGAAGCGCACGGCCCAACCCGAAGAGATCGCGCCGGCCGTGCTCTACCTGGCCTCGGACGCATCCAGCTATGTTACCGGCACCTCCTTGACCGTCGACGGCGGCTACCTGAGCTGA
- a CDS encoding OmpA family protein produces MQLNKVLAAAVLVAATGTAQAVNTPDNEIPYAAGFGSYTIVDSERNWDDDFGYQLTFGLPLAWEDTALELSFFNGGFERDIDGEDDYHAGITVDLVRDFGGISFLSRNDVTPYALAGIGAVRDDVQGDTEIRPMANVGGGALMGLPLWGMGLRTEFRLVGQHQSLSAPGSNLLLDYRFLVGLQVPLTPFFGESEPDEPLPEEEECEVAVVDPVTGRTDCRSDSDDDGVDDTRDQCPGTQAGVEVDDSGCPVQQAQSDADGDGVADVDDACPDTYEGVTVNTAGCAEPQPLVIPRLTFDLDTARLTPDAREVLGDVAAMLEGQQDLTVEIIGHTDSQGADDYNQTLSDQRAASVKTYLTSMGVDGSRMDTTGRGESQPVASNETEEGRQENRRVTFWLYLD; encoded by the coding sequence ATGCAACTCAACAAAGTTCTTGCTGCAGCCGTGCTGGTCGCGGCTACCGGGACGGCACAAGCTGTCAACACGCCCGATAACGAGATTCCTTACGCCGCCGGCTTCGGCAGCTATACCATCGTCGACAGCGAGCGCAACTGGGACGACGATTTCGGCTACCAGCTGACCTTCGGCCTGCCGCTGGCATGGGAGGACACGGCGTTGGAACTGTCCTTCTTCAACGGTGGTTTCGAGCGCGATATCGACGGCGAGGATGACTACCACGCCGGCATTACGGTGGATTTGGTACGTGATTTCGGCGGCATCAGCTTCCTGTCGCGCAACGACGTGACGCCCTATGCCCTGGCAGGTATTGGCGCTGTTCGCGACGATGTGCAGGGTGATACAGAAATTCGGCCGATGGCGAATGTCGGCGGTGGCGCGCTCATGGGGCTTCCGCTATGGGGCATGGGCCTGCGCACCGAGTTCCGCCTCGTTGGCCAGCACCAGTCGCTGTCCGCACCGGGCTCGAATCTCCTGCTCGACTATCGCTTCCTGGTCGGCCTGCAGGTTCCGCTGACGCCCTTCTTCGGTGAGAGCGAGCCGGACGAGCCGCTCCCCGAGGAAGAGGAATGCGAAGTCGCCGTGGTCGATCCCGTCACTGGCCGTACCGATTGCCGCAGCGATTCGGACGATGACGGTGTCGACGATACGCGCGACCAGTGCCCCGGCACGCAGGCAGGCGTCGAGGTCGACGACAGCGGCTGCCCGGTTCAGCAGGCGCAGAGCGATGCCGATGGTGACGGCGTGGCCGATGTCGATGACGCCTGCCCGGATACCTACGAAGGTGTGACGGTCAACACGGCTGGTTGTGCCGAGCCGCAGCCGCTGGTTATTCCGCGCCTGACCTTCGATCTGGACACCGCCCGCCTGACCCCGGATGCGCGAGAAGTCCTCGGCGACGTGGCGGCGATGCTGGAAGGGCAGCAGGATCTCACCGTCGAGATCATCGGCCACACCGATAGTCAGGGCGCCGATGACTACAACCAGACGCTCTCCGATCAGCGCGCGGCCTCCGTCAAGACGTATCTGACCTCGATGGGGGTCGACGGTAGCCGTATGGATACGACCGGTCGCGGCGAGAGCCAACCGGTTGCGAGCAATGAAACCGAAGAGGGACGGCAGGAGAATCGCCGTGTGACCTTCTGGCTCTATCTCGACTGA